A window from Triticum aestivum cultivar Chinese Spring chromosome 6D, IWGSC CS RefSeq v2.1, whole genome shotgun sequence encodes these proteins:
- the LOC123146347 gene encoding probable 3-ketoacyl-CoA synthase 20 — protein sequence MDRQLLRTVKQATKNHAGLMYHRLVGHIPHLLVVTLLVVVAPQLSTLTPEKVRALWNTAVNAPALAMACWAAALAAYTYASSRPQPVYLVDLAGYKPPVELEASRAKTIVHFSRCGRFSEQSMAFQKRMLERSGLGEATHFPMSLIRLPVDMCDRTAMEESHAVIFGVVDEVLRKTGVDAGDVGVLIFNSSLLSPTPSFTSLIVNRYKFRDDIVTHNLSGMGCSAGIIAIDLAKRLLQVHRNTYALVVSTENITLNAYMGNNRPMLVTNTLFRVGGAAILLTNRAGDRARSKYQLIHTVRTHRGAHDQSYGCVTQEEDEVGEVGVSLSKELMAVAGEALKTNITTLGPLILPMSEQLRFLATVVLKKVFRAQVKAYLPDFKLALEHFCIHAGGRGVLDELENSLKLSPWHMEPSRMTLYRFGNTSSSSLWYELAYCEAKRRIKKGDRVWQIAFGSGFKCNSAVWRALRTIDDAGESPWTQDVDVLPVDVPKVVPIDETSYQVPI from the exons ATGGATCGGCAGCTGCTGAGGACGGTGAAGCAGGCGACCAAGAACCACGCCGGCCTCATGTACCACCGTCTCGTGGGCCACATCCCCCACCTCCTCGTGGTCACGCTGCTCGTCGTCGTGGCGCCGCAGCTCTCGACGCTGACGCCGGAGAAGGTGCGCGCCCTTTGGAACACAGCAGTGAACGCGCCGGCGCTGGCCATGGCGTgctgggcggcggcgctggcggcgtacACGTACGCGTCGTCCCGCCCTCAGCCAGTGTATCTAGTGGACCTCGCCGGGTACAAGCCGCCGGTGGAGCTGGAGGCGTCGCGCGCCAAGACCATCGTGCACTTCTCGCGGTGCGGGCGGTTCAGCGAGCAGAGCATGGCGTTCCAGAAGCGGATGCTGGAGCGGTCGGGGCTGGGCGAGGCGACGCACTTCCCCATGTCGCTGATCCGCCTCCCCGTGGACATGTGCGACCGGACGGCCATGGAGGAGTCCCACGCCGTGATCTTCGGCGTCGTCGACGAGGTCCTCCGCAAGACCGGCGTGGACGCCGGCGACGTGGGCGTGCTCATCTTCAACTCCAGCCTGCTCAGCCCGACGCCGTCCTTCACGTCGCTCATCGTGAACCGCTACAAGTTCCGCGACGACATCGTCACGCACAACCTCAGCGGCATGGGGTGCAGCGCCGGCATCATCGCCATCGACCTCGCCAAGCGCCTGCTCCAG GTACACCGGAACACGTACGCGCTGGTGGTGAGCACGGAGAACATCACCCTCAACGCCTACATGGGCAACAACCGTCCGATGCTGGTGACCAACACGCTCTTCCGTGTCGGCGGCGCGGCGATCCTCCTCACCAACCGGGCCGGCGACCGGGCGCGGTCCAAGTACCAGCTGATCCACACCGTGCGCACCCACCGCGGGGCGCACGACCAGAGCTACGGCTGCGTCacccaggaggaggacgaggtcggCGAGGTCGGGGTCTCCCTCTCCAAGGAGCTcatggcggtcgccggcgaggccCTCAAGACCAACATCACCACGCTCGGCCCGCTCATCCTGCCCATGTCCGAGCAGCTCCGCTTCCTCGCCACCGTCGTGCTCAAGAAGGTCTTCCGCGCCCAGGTCAAGGCCTACCTGCCCGACTTCAAGCTCGCGCTCGAGCACTTCTGCATCCACGCCGGCGGCAGGGGCGTCCTCGACGAGCTCGAGAACAGCCTCAAGCTCAGCCCCTGGCACATGGAGCCGTCGCGGATGACGCTCTACAGGTTCGGCAACACCTCCAGCAGCTCCCTCTGGTACGAGCTCGCCTACTGCGAGGCCAAGCGGCGGATCAAGAAGGGAGACCGCGTCTGGCAGATCGCCTTCGGCTCCGGCTTCAAATGCAACAGCGCCGTGTGGAGGGCGCTGCGTACCATCGACGATGCCGGTGAGAGCCCATGGACCCAGGACGTCGATGTGCTCCCGGTCGACGTGCCCAAGGTGGTGCCCATCGATGAGACCTCTTACCAAGTCCCAATCTAG